One stretch of Lachnospiraceae bacterium oral taxon 096 DNA includes these proteins:
- a CDS encoding DUF554 domain-containing protein, producing the protein MPIGIISNALVIIFGGIVGSLLGHKMSLEFKENMNMIFGAGAMTMGISSIMLMENLSAVIFSVVVGTAIGMAIHFGQWIAKGGEMMEKGIGRFIKKKESNISEEEFRSTLITIIVLFCASGTGIYGSMVSGMTGDSTILISKSILDFFTSMIFACLLGPVVSFIAIPQFIIFMLLYVLAGVIYPLTTPTMINDFKACGGVLLLATGFRMIKVKMFPTADMIPAMIIVMPVSAFWVNVVMPIIAR; encoded by the coding sequence ATGCCAATTGGAATTATTAGTAACGCACTCGTGATTATTTTTGGTGGAATAGTTGGAAGTCTCTTGGGACATAAGATGAGTCTTGAGTTTAAAGAAAATATGAATATGATTTTTGGTGCGGGTGCAATGACGATGGGAATTTCTAGCATTATGCTGATGGAGAATCTGTCAGCTGTGATCTTTTCTGTGGTTGTGGGAACAGCGATTGGCATGGCCATTCACTTTGGACAGTGGATTGCCAAGGGCGGAGAGATGATGGAGAAAGGAATTGGAAGGTTTATAAAGAAAAAGGAATCGAATATTTCAGAGGAAGAATTTCGTTCTACCTTAATAACCATTATTGTCTTATTTTGTGCAAGTGGAACAGGAATTTATGGCTCAATGGTCTCTGGAATGACCGGGGATTCGACCATCTTAATTTCTAAGTCCATTTTAGATTTCTTTACCTCAATGATTTTTGCCTGTCTGCTCGGACCGGTAGTTTCCTTTATTGCTATTCCGCAATTTATTATTTTTATGCTATTATATGTACTTGCAGGTGTTATTTATCCGCTAACAACACCGACAATGATTAATGACTTTAAGGCATGTGGTGGCGTGCTCTTGTTGGCGACAGGCTTTCGGATGATTAAGGTAAAGATGTTTCCGACGGCGGATATGATTCCTGCAATGATTATAGTTATGCCTGTGAGTGCGTTTTGGGTAAATGTGGTTATGCCAATCATTGCTCGCTAG
- a CDS encoding flavodoxin family protein codes for MKVIFVNGSSHRDGTTMQLVKEMQDVFAAEHIDTEVIQLGNKAMEDCIQCGYCFKHNRCVFNDDEVNHFVEKAKDADGFVFATPVYYAHPSGRILSFLDRVFFSAPKGKNSPFAFKPGASIAVARRGGTTASFDVLNKYFGISQMPVAGSTYWNISHGYEASEAKEDEEGMQTMRNLARNMIWMMRSFALAKEQGIPYPETEKKVMTNFIR; via the coding sequence ATGAAAGTAATCTTTGTCAATGGCAGTAGCCATAGGGATGGGACAACAATGCAGCTAGTCAAAGAGATGCAGGATGTATTTGCAGCAGAACATATTGATACAGAAGTTATTCAGCTTGGAAACAAGGCAATGGAAGATTGTATTCAATGTGGATATTGCTTTAAGCACAATCGCTGTGTGTTCAATGATGACGAGGTCAATCACTTTGTGGAAAAGGCAAAGGATGCCGATGGCTTTGTATTTGCCACACCTGTGTACTATGCACATCCAAGTGGAAGAATTTTGTCATTTTTAGACCGTGTATTTTTTAGTGCACCAAAGGGAAAAAATAGCCCATTTGCATTTAAGCCAGGAGCCTCAATTGCAGTTGCTAGACGAGGAGGAACTACAGCTTCATTTGATGTTTTGAATAAATACTTTGGAATTTCGCAGATGCCTGTGGCGGGTTCAACTTATTGGAATATTAGTCATGGCTATGAGGCCAGTGAGGCCAAGGAGGATGAAGAAGGAATGCAGACTATGCGAAATCTTGCCAGAAATATGATTTGGATGATGAGAAGTTTTGCACTTGCCAAGGAGCAGGGCATTCCATATCCTGAGACAGAGAAAAAAGTAATGACAAACTTTATTCGCTAG
- a CDS encoding DsbA family protein — protein sequence MKKLEVYFDYACPYCYKGLQELSSLLKKYPDTKVEYIPCEAHPRPEPAPIHSDLAAQVACYLQERGLDIAKYNDLVYHAHFVEKRRIDDPALLCEFVSLCGADASDVSSSLKENVYANQVVANNKRVWETLAFEAVPSYRFGDKIAASGGGLLVDIHEVEELIK from the coding sequence ATGAAAAAATTAGAAGTATATTTTGATTATGCCTGCCCATATTGTTACAAGGGATTACAGGAGCTTTCTTCACTCTTAAAAAAATATCCAGATACCAAAGTAGAATACATCCCTTGTGAGGCACATCCAAGACCAGAACCTGCACCGATTCATTCTGACCTTGCTGCACAAGTAGCTTGTTACTTACAGGAGAGGGGACTGGATATTGCAAAGTACAATGACCTTGTCTACCATGCACATTTTGTTGAAAAAAGAAGAATTGATGACCCTGCACTTTTGTGTGAATTTGTTTCTCTTTGTGGTGCAGATGCCTCTGATGTCTCTTCTTCACTCAAGGAAAATGTCTATGCAAACCAAGTCGTTGCCAACAACAAACGAGTTTGGGAAACCCTCGCCTTTGAGGCTGTGCCAAGCTATCGCTTTGGAGACAAAATTGCGGCTTCTGGTGGCGGATTACTTGTCGATATTCATGAAGTCGAAGAGTTAATCAAATAG
- the trpS gene encoding tryptophan--tRNA ligase, protein MEKIILTGDRPTGRLHVGHYVGSLKRRVELQNSGEYKKTMIMIADAQALTDNFDNPEKVRQNIIEVALDYLSVGLDPTKSTIFIQSQIAELCELTFYYMDLVTVSRLQRNPTVKAEIIQKNFEASIPVGFFTYPISQAADITAFKATTVPVGEDQLPMIEQTREIVRKFNATYDEVLVEPEALIATNKACLRLPGIDGKAKMSKSLGNCIYLSDTADEVAAKIKTMYTDPLHVQVSDPGHLEGNTVFTYLDAFSREEHFARYLPDYANLQELKDHYTRGGLGDVKVKKFLTAILQEELEPIRKRRAEYEKDIPAVYEILKKGTEEARAIAAQTLSEVKNAMRINYFDDAELIRSQAEKYKRAE, encoded by the coding sequence ATGGAGAAGATTATTCTTACAGGAGATCGACCAACGGGAAGGCTTCATGTGGGGCATTATGTTGGCTCATTAAAGAGAAGAGTAGAATTGCAAAATTCTGGTGAATATAAAAAGACAATGATTATGATTGCGGATGCACAGGCATTGACGGATAACTTTGATAATCCAGAGAAGGTTAGACAAAATATTATTGAAGTCGCACTCGACTATTTGAGTGTCGGCCTTGATCCAACAAAGTCAACCATTTTTATTCAATCGCAAATTGCAGAGCTCTGCGAATTGACTTTCTATTACATGGATTTAGTGACGGTATCAAGATTACAAAGAAATCCAACCGTAAAGGCCGAGATTATACAAAAAAATTTTGAGGCAAGTATCCCTGTTGGATTTTTTACCTATCCAATTAGTCAAGCCGCAGATATTACAGCGTTTAAGGCAACGACTGTTCCTGTGGGAGAAGATCAATTGCCGATGATTGAACAGACAAGAGAAATCGTAAGGAAGTTCAATGCTACCTATGATGAAGTTTTGGTGGAGCCAGAGGCATTGATTGCAACCAATAAGGCCTGCCTTCGTCTTCCTGGAATTGATGGAAAGGCAAAGATGAGTAAGTCCTTGGGCAATTGTATTTATCTTTCCGATACAGCAGATGAAGTTGCCGCAAAGATTAAGACCATGTACACAGATCCACTGCATGTTCAGGTTTCTGATCCAGGACATTTGGAAGGCAATACAGTATTTACTTATCTCGATGCATTTAGCAGAGAGGAGCATTTTGCACGTTATTTGCCAGATTATGCGAATTTGCAGGAATTAAAGGATCACTACACAAGGGGTGGACTTGGCGATGTCAAGGTAAAGAAATTTCTGACCGCGATTTTGCAGGAGGAGCTTGAGCCAATCAGAAAACGCCGTGCAGAATATGAAAAAGATATTCCGGCGGTGTATGAGATTTTAAAGAAGGGCACAGAGGAAGCCAGAGCCATTGCGGCCCAAACCTTGAGTGAAGTAAAGAATGCGATGAGAATTAATTATTTCGATGATGCAGAATTGATTCGCTCTCAAGCTGAAAAATATAAGAGAGCAGAATAG
- a CDS encoding S-ribosylhomocysteine lyase has translation MKKITSFTIDHNKLLPGVYVSRKDAVGNQVVTTFDLRMTRPNFEPVMNTAEMHTIEHLGATYLRNHETFGDKIIYFGPMGCRTGFYLLLAGEYTSLDIVPLVQEMFEFVRDFEGEVPGACAKDCGNFRDMNLPMAKYLAKKYLDEVLENMDNTRLIYPE, from the coding sequence ATGAAAAAAATCACAAGTTTTACCATCGATCACAATAAGTTATTGCCAGGAGTTTATGTTTCAAGAAAGGATGCGGTTGGCAATCAAGTGGTGACCACCTTCGATCTTCGAATGACTAGACCAAATTTTGAGCCTGTAATGAATACGGCCGAGATGCACACCATTGAGCACTTGGGAGCAACCTATTTGAGAAATCACGAGACCTTTGGCGACAAGATTATTTATTTTGGACCAATGGGTTGCCGAACAGGATTCTATTTATTATTGGCTGGAGAGTATACTTCTTTGGACATTGTGCCACTTGTACAAGAGATGTTTGAATTTGTGCGAGACTTTGAGGGAGAGGTTCCAGGGGCTTGTGCAAAGGACTGTGGAAACTTTAGAGATATGAACCTTCCGATGGCAAAGTACTTGGCAAAGAAATATTTGGATGAAGTACTGGAAAATATGGATAACACAAGACTTATTTACCCAGAGTAG
- a CDS encoding fumarylacetoacetate hydrolase family protein: MKLIHYQVEFKTYLGVLSQDEEWVFPLSMIGIEYTEMEELICQITDSQLQLIEHSATKDPDTVIGAARVQDIRILPPIEYPRQDIICIGKNYLDHAKEMAGFEGKEFEIEKFKKEPPIFFSKRVERVTGDGDEILAHSDMTKELDYESELAIIIRKDARNIAPEEVKDYIFGYTIINDVSARDLQARHHQWFFAKSLDGFAPMGPVILTVDSIDYPPHLQVKSYVNGECRQDDNTKNFIHSIDELVSLLSQGMTLSAGTIIATGTPSGVGMGFSPQKFLVPGDEVVCEIEGIGKIKNVVRE, translated from the coding sequence ATGAAGTTGATACATTATCAAGTGGAATTTAAGACCTACTTGGGTGTACTTAGTCAAGATGAGGAGTGGGTATTTCCACTTTCGATGATCGGGATTGAGTACACGGAGATGGAAGAGCTCATTTGTCAAATCACAGATTCGCAATTGCAATTAATTGAACACAGTGCGACGAAGGATCCAGATACTGTGATTGGAGCAGCCAGAGTTCAGGATATTCGAATCTTGCCACCCATTGAATATCCAAGACAGGACATTATTTGTATAGGGAAAAACTACTTAGATCATGCAAAAGAGATGGCTGGCTTTGAAGGAAAAGAATTTGAGATAGAAAAATTTAAAAAAGAACCTCCGATTTTTTTCTCCAAACGAGTAGAGAGAGTGACTGGGGATGGGGATGAAATTTTGGCTCATTCCGATATGACAAAGGAGCTTGACTATGAGAGTGAGTTGGCCATTATTATCAGAAAAGATGCTAGAAATATTGCACCTGAAGAAGTGAAAGATTATATTTTTGGCTATACGATTATCAATGATGTCAGTGCAAGAGATTTACAGGCTCGACATCATCAGTGGTTTTTTGCCAAGAGCTTAGATGGCTTTGCACCGATGGGTCCAGTCATATTGACTGTCGATAGCATTGATTATCCGCCACATTTGCAGGTGAAAAGTTATGTCAATGGAGAGTGCAGGCAGGATGACAACACAAAGAATTTTATTCATAGTATTGATGAGCTCGTTTCTTTGCTCAGTCAGGGAATGACCTTAAGTGCGGGAACGATCATTGCCACAGGTACGCCATCTGGTGTGGGAATGGGATTTAGCCCACAAAAGTTTTTAGTTCCTGGCGATGAAGTAGTGTGTGAGATTGAGGGAATTGGAAAGATTAAAAATGTGGTTAGAGAATAG
- the srtB gene encoding class B sortase codes for MWLENRKKAVCVAVATIVVIAAGGILWFMGKNRHQEVGTEIVVESVVRTTQETTQYVSPIDFAALKQRNKDIFAYIKIPGTKIDYPIVWNGDNDYYLHHDLDGKKTPYGSIYMDMDDRIDLSSRHNIFYGHHMKDKTMFQNIVLFKDKDFFEKHRDIYIYTPQKEYHLRTIACLYTDADASKRRTEFASDEELNQYVDEMTKGCSFRSLPQGNIGSLWSFITCSYEFDDARTILYAYEV; via the coding sequence ATGTGGTTAGAGAATAGAAAAAAGGCCGTCTGTGTAGCGGTGGCAACAATCGTTGTCATCGCAGCAGGTGGCATTTTATGGTTTATGGGAAAAAATAGGCATCAAGAGGTAGGGACAGAGATTGTGGTAGAAAGTGTTGTGAGGACAACACAGGAGACAACACAATATGTTTCACCCATTGATTTTGCCGCACTCAAGCAGAGAAATAAAGATATTTTTGCCTATATTAAAATTCCTGGTACAAAGATTGATTATCCCATTGTGTGGAATGGGGACAACGACTATTATCTTCATCATGATTTAGATGGAAAAAAGACCCCTTACGGATCGATCTATATGGATATGGATGATCGTATTGACCTATCTTCTCGGCATAATATTTTTTATGGACATCATATGAAAGATAAGACGATGTTTCAAAATATTGTGCTATTTAAGGACAAGGACTTCTTTGAAAAACATAGGGACATCTATATTTATACTCCACAAAAGGAGTATCATCTGAGAACGATCGCCTGTCTATATACAGATGCTGACGCATCAAAGAGGCGGACAGAATTTGCCAGTGATGAGGAGCTAAATCAATATGTTGATGAGATGACAAAGGGCTGTAGTTTTCGCTCGCTTCCACAGGGAAATATTGGCTCTTTGTGGTCATTTATTACCTGTTCCTATGAGTTTGATGATGCAAGAACCATTTTATATGCCTATGAAGTATAA